The Thermocrinis albus DSM 14484 genome segment GGCGTACCTACGGCTAACTTTGAGGTTTTTGATGATCCACAGAAAGCGAAGCGTTTTGTGGAAGATGTGTCAGCACCTCTTGTGATAAAAGCTGATGGTTTAGCCAGTGGCAAAGGAGCTATCGTATGCAGGACCAGACAGGAGGCCATAAAAGCCATAGACCTCCTCATGATAAGAAAGGTCTTCGGTAAAGCAGGAGAGAGGATAGTGGTAGAAGAGTTTCTGGAAGGAGAGGAAGCATCTTATATAGTTATGGTGAACGGAGACAGATACATCCCGCTACCCACCACTCAGGACCATAAGAGACTACTGGACAATGATGAAGGACCCAACACAGGAGGTATGGGAGCTTACTCTCCAAATCCTTTTATAACGAAGGAGATGGAGGAGAGAATAAAGAAAGAGATTATAGAGAGAACCTTAGAGGGTTTGAAGAGAGAGGGGATATACTTCAGAGGTTTCTTGTATGCGGGACTTATGCTCACCTCGGAAGGCCCCAAGGTCCTTGAGTTCAACGTCAGATTAGGTGATCCCGAAGCTCAGGCCATTCTCCTGAGGTGGAAGAGCGACATGCTGAGAGATCTTTTAGACTTTTATCAAGGGAAGGACGTGACACTGAAAGTAAAGGACTGTCACAGTATCTGTGTAGTTATTGCCAGCAAAGGTTATCCAGAAAGCTGGGAGAAAGGTAAAGTGATAGAAGGCCTGGAGACGGTGGAAGAGGATGTGGTGATCTTCCACGCAGGTACCAATGAGCTGGAAGGCAAAACAGTTACCTGGGGTGGCAGGGTTCTCAACGTGTGCGCCTGTGAAAAGGATCTCACCTTAGCCAAAGAGAAAGTATACAACGCTATACAAAAGATAAAATTTGAAGGGATGCAGTACAGGAGAGACATAGGTGACAGGGCCATCAAGTTTTATCAGAAGCTTTCAAAAACCTCCTCTCGTATATGATCAACAGGGAAAACATAGTGGAGAATATCATAGGTCCGATAAAAAGACCTACAAAACCGAAGGCTGCCAATCCACCTAAGGTGGAGAAGAAAAGAACTACATAAGGTAAAGGTACACCAAACTTCATGATGAAGGGGCGTAGGAAGTTATCCAGAGAGGATATTACCAAGAAACTGTAGATGAGTAGGGAAATACCTTCCGTCATCTTACCCTGTAGCAACAGGTAGACAGAGGATGGAAACCATACAGAAGCGGTACCAAAGGGAGGAACAAAGGATGCGAAGAAGGTAGCTACACCTAACAGTACAGCGTAGTCAAAACCTGCCACATAGTATCCCACGAAGGAAAGAATACCCTGGAGGACAGCCACACCCACAGTACCGTACACGGTGGCCAAAATAGTCCTGTAGACAGTGTAAAGAATCATATCCGTGTCATGGGGATCTATAGGGAGAAATCTTTTGGCGAAGTCCAGAAATCTGTCACCATCCCGCAGAAGGAAGAATAGGGTTATCAAGAAGACAAAGGACTTGAAAAGGATAACACCCGAAGTACCTATAAGAGAGCTTATCCACTGTAAAAGCCACTGGCTTACCCTCTGAACACCCGATATAAATACATCCCTCACTTGCTGAGTACCCAGATAATCCAGCCACTGCTGGACAGTGGAAAAGAGAGGATGACCTTTCAGAAGGCTTATCAGTTCTTCGTAGGTATGGTTTTGGGCAAAGCTTACAAGGTAATTGACCATGTGTAGTGTTTGTTCCACCAGCATAAAACCTAGGAAGGAAACAGGTATGACTATAAGGAGAAGGGTCAAAACTACCAGCAGGAAAGCTGACAGGAAGCGTGATTTAACGTATCTCCTCAGGAGATGGTTAAGGGGATGCAAAGCCAGTGTGAAGACCACCGCCCAAAGCACAGGGACTATAAAGGGCCTGATTATGTAAAGAACCAGCATCAAGAAAAGAAAGGTAAGAACCAGTATAAAGTAAGAGACGATCTTTTCTCTCTCCATCCTTTTTCTTTTCTTCTCCCTTTATCTATTTTATCTCTATAGATAATAATAATAGGGGGTGTGAGAATAATTCTCATTTGTAGAAAAATGAAGGTTTTTCGTGAACTTAGCCTTAGAGAATTTCACACTCTATTCACACCCCCTCTTTCTTCTCTTTGATTCTGTAGGATTTCCTTTCATGAAAATTGTAACGAGATTTCGTAAACTTATGAAGTGTATTCACATCTCTCACACCCTTCGATATAACTTCACGAAAATGCTGGATTTTTCCTCGTGCGAAAAATGAAGATTTTACGGTGAGTTATCTTTGAGGATGTGAAAACTGCATAAGTTTGCGATATTACGTCATTTTCTTTTGTGAAAATCTTTGTTGGAAAGTGGTAGCAATTTCGCCAACTTATGTAGAGGGAGATGAAGGAGGGTCACAGGGGTGTGAATGGATGTGAATGGGGATGTGAAATTCTCGCCTTCTAAGTTGCAGAAATCGCGTCACTTTTCTTGGGGATGTGAATGAGGAGGGAGGTGTTTCTTTATTGTCTCCCATATAGCTATGGCACCTGCGGAGGAGACATTTAAGGAGGTTATTTTCCCTCCCATAGGTATGGATACGATGAGATCTGCTATTTCCATCACGCTTTTGGAGACACCCTCACCTTCGGATCCAAGTACCAGAGCACAGGGAAGAGGTATATCCACCTGTCTTATATCTTTCCCTCCCCTCTCCACCACCACTATCCACCCTCCCACTCTCTTAAAGTTTTCCAGAGATCTCCTAAGACTAGATACACGTGACAGTAGGAGGTGAAAAACAGCACCTGATGAAGCCTTTATCACAGTCTGGTTTATAGGACATGACCTGTCTTTAGGTAGTAGAGCACCTACACCACCCAGTACCTCGCATGTTCTTAATAGGTTTCCTACGTTCTGGGGATCTGTGAGATGATCCAACACTAACAGAAAGCTTCCCCTTTCTAACGTTTTACGGAAAAGTTCCTCCTCCTTCACATAATGGACAGGACTGAGAATAGCTAATACACCTTGAGTTTTCTTTGTGCCAGCCAGCTCCTCTATCTTTTTCCTAGGCACTTTTTGAAGTTTTATGTTTTTCTCCTTACAGAGTTTAACCAGCTGGTGGGGTGGATGAGAGTCG includes the following:
- the purD gene encoding phosphoribosylamine--glycine ligase produces the protein MKVLVVGNGGREHAIAWKILQSDLRPILYSARGNAGIWKIATKVDLDPTDVEGIVRFAVKEKIDFVVIGPEAPLVEGLVDALEREGVPAFGPNRIAAQLEGSKVFAKNFMAKYGVPTANFEVFDDPQKAKRFVEDVSAPLVIKADGLASGKGAIVCRTRQEAIKAIDLLMIRKVFGKAGERIVVEEFLEGEEASYIVMVNGDRYIPLPTTQDHKRLLDNDEGPNTGGMGAYSPNPFITKEMEERIKKEIIERTLEGLKREGIYFRGFLYAGLMLTSEGPKVLEFNVRLGDPEAQAILLRWKSDMLRDLLDFYQGKDVTLKVKDCHSICVVIASKGYPESWEKGKVIEGLETVEEDVVIFHAGTNELEGKTVTWGGRVLNVCACEKDLTLAKEKVYNAIQKIKFEGMQYRRDIGDRAIKFYQKLSKTSSRI
- a CDS encoding AI-2E family transporter, which translates into the protein MEREKIVSYFILVLTFLFLMLVLYIIRPFIVPVLWAVVFTLALHPLNHLLRRYVKSRFLSAFLLVVLTLLLIVIPVSFLGFMLVEQTLHMVNYLVSFAQNHTYEELISLLKGHPLFSTVQQWLDYLGTQQVRDVFISGVQRVSQWLLQWISSLIGTSGVILFKSFVFLITLFFLLRDGDRFLDFAKRFLPIDPHDTDMILYTVYRTILATVYGTVGVAVLQGILSFVGYYVAGFDYAVLLGVATFFASFVPPFGTASVWFPSSVYLLLQGKMTEGISLLIYSFLVISSLDNFLRPFIMKFGVPLPYVVLFFSTLGGLAAFGFVGLFIGPMIFSTMFSLLIIYERRFLKASDKT
- the rlmB gene encoding 23S rRNA (guanosine(2251)-2'-O)-methyltransferase RlmB, whose translation is MTKLIIYGRNPVLEAIRSGRSVEKVLVAHDSHPPHQLVKLCKEKNIKLQKVPRKKIEELAGTKKTQGVLAILSPVHYVKEEELFRKTLERGSFLLVLDHLTDPQNVGNLLRTCEVLGGVGALLPKDRSCPINQTVIKASSGAVFHLLLSRVSSLRRSLENFKRVGGWIVVVERGGKDIRQVDIPLPCALVLGSEGEGVSKSVMEIADLIVSIPMGGKITSLNVSSAGAIAIWETIKKHLPPHSHPQEK